Genomic segment of Bifidobacterium lemurum:
CCGTTGGAGGTGTAGACATCGTGCTGCTGGCCGCGGCGCAGGGTGCGCGTGGCGATCGAACCGTCGGGTTCGAGCACTTCGACATGGTGCAATTCCACCGTTTCACCGGCGGCGAGTCCGCGCATATGCAGGCGGATGCGCTGCGAGCAGTTCTGCCCGAAGTCGACCAGCCATACGCCGCGGCCTTGGGCAGTTTCGCCGACGCGGGCGATGGAGAGCGGCTTATGCTCCTCATGGGCGCGCACCGGCGAGGTTTCGGGGTTTTCGATGTTCGCCGGATTGTAGAACACTTCGGACACGGGCTCCCAGTCGGAGTCGTCGAAGCCGGGTTCGGACCAGCCGGCCCGTTCGAGGCGGGCGTCATACCGCTCCCCCTCGCACAGGTCGGAGCAGACGATGGGGCCGAGCGCGACCTTCCACGTACGGTCCCACGAGTTGGAGTAGAACGCCTCGGTGCCGCCGTCGGCGTATTCGACCTCGAGCTGCGCGAACACGCCGATGTTATCGCCGTAGTAGTTCGCATAGCCGCCGTCGAAGCCGATGCGGCCGCGGAACCAGCCGTCGCCCAGCCAGAATCCCAGCGCGTTGCGACCGGCGGTGAGCGCGTCGGCCACATCGTAGGTCCAGCATTCCACGCGCTTCTCGTAGTTCGTCCAACCGGGGATCAGCGCGTCGTTGCCGACTTTCACGCCGTTGATCTCCGCCTCGACCAAGCCCAGCGCGGACAGGTACAGGCGGGCGCGGACCGGCTTGTCCCGCAGTCCCACTTCGGTGCGCACCAGCGGCAGATGGCGATGGTCGCTGCGGGCCTCCGGCCATGAGGGTCCGACGAAATCGGCCACATGGTCATGCTCCAGCAACAGACCGGCCTCGAAATGCAGCGTCTCGCTGGGCTCTCCCAGCGGCTGGTGGCTGGCCGACACCACCTGCACGGTGGCGTACACCTCTTCGCGGGAGGCCAGCGGCTCGAACTGCCACGGCACCAGCACGCTGTCGGCGACCGGCAGATAGGTCTCCAGCTCGACCGGCTTGCCGCCGGGCACACGTCGGGTGAGCTTGAGCAGGATCTGCGCGTCGGCCGGCACCGGCTTCGCGTACACCCAGCTCATGCGCGGGGCGGCGGTGCCGATGCCGAGCGCGTCGCCGGGGTAATGCTCGACGGTGAAACGGGTGATGGCAAGTTCTCCGGCGGTTACGGCCGGCACGACCTGCGGTGCGTGTGTGGTGGCATTCATGATGACTCCTTCGTCGGCTCGCTGGTGCGATCGTTTCTCACATGGTATTCGTGTTGCGTATGCGTTCCGCCGCTCCGGTCGGGATCGGAACCGTTCAAGGATTCGATCCCGACCGGAGAGGTTGCGAGGTTCAGGCTTCGACGGCCGCCGCGGCCTTCGCCTGACGCTCCTCGTCGGTGCCGTACTTCTTCTGCAGCGCCAGCATCACGGAGCCGGCGATGAGTTCGATGATGACGACGCCCACGAAGCCCCACATGGTGGTTTTGATGACGGCGGGCACCACAAGCGCCGGGGTGACGAGGGCGAACAGGCCGCAGCACAGGCGGGAGAATCCGTTGATGAAGCCCTGGATGGAGGCGCGCACCTCGATGGGGAAGGATTCCTGCGTCCACACCTTGTAGAGGGCCTCGCCGGCGAAGGGGCCGCCGACGTTCATGATGGCGGTGGCGCCGACGATCACCCACAGGTTGGTGCCGCCCAGGGAGAGCATGACCATGGCGGCCAGCGTGATGGCCATGCCGACGAAGAACATCTTGTTGCGGTATTTGCCGCCGGCGATGGAGGCGAAGGCGATGTTGAGCACCAGCGTCACGAAGTTGAGGATGATGCCCAGGCCCGTGGCGAGGGTCTGCGAGGCGTTGGCCTGCACGAACATGTAGGTCTGGAACTGGCCCCAGGTGTTGGCCAGCAGGTTCCAGCCGAGGTAGAAGATCATGATGGCCAGGAAGAATCCGAGGAACATCTTCTTGTCGGCGCCGAACAGCACCTTGACGACGGACACCTTTTCGGTGGAGGCGGCGCGTCCCTTGGCCGCGTCGCGGGCGTCGGCCTCCTCGTGGAAGCGACGGAAGGTCGGCGAGGTCAGACGCCACAGCCATGCCACCACGGCGAACACGGCGAGGATGGCGAAGACGACGCGGCCGCCGGTCGCGCCCGACATCGTGGAGACGAGGAAGGCGCAGATGAAGGAGATGAACACGCCGACCTGCCAGAACACCTGGGTGGTGGAGACGAGGCGGGCGGCCATCTGGTCGTTGGGCGCGTCATGGGAGACGACGGTCATCGACACGGGCAGATCGGCGCCGGAGGCGATGCCCGCGATGATCAGGCCGATAAGCAATACGGTGAAGTTGTTGGCGAAGATGCAGATGCCCGCGCCGATGGCGTAGAACAGGTTGATCCAGTTGAAGAAGGTGACGCGACCGATTTTGTCGGCCAGACGGCCGCCGAACAGGGAGCCGAAGGCGATGGCGAAGGTGAGCACGCCGGAGAGCACGCCGACTTCGGCGGTGCTCAGGCCCAAACCGTTCTGCCAGACGGTGATGGTCGAGGACAGGCCGACGATGATGCCGGAGCCGAGCATCGAGCCGATGCCGGCGGCGACGGCCAACGGCATGTATCCGCCGAGACCCTTGTCCTGCTTTGTTGAAGTATTCATATCTCTTCCTTGCACCTCGTGTTTCAAACCCACTGTGGCTTGAAACGTGAATTGATATTTTCAATTCTGTTCAAGATATTCAATGGTTTTCTCATGAGACATCTTCACGACAACACCATTGTTATTCTTGAATTCTCTTGGTTTCGTCAGGAAAGATACATGAGCCGCCATGCATTTCCCGCTCCACCTTGATAACTATGATTATATTCCCCTATTTTGAAATATTCAAATCAAACTTCACGGCGTGTTGAAATTTTTCAAAACATCATGCGTGATTTCGGCGTATTGTGGAGCATATCGAATATCCCGCCAGCGCGGCGACGGAACAGGAGGACGCGCGTATGCCAGCAACGAAGAAAGTCGGCGTATCGGACATCGCCAAGCATGCGGGAGTGTCCATCGGCACCGTGTCGAACTATCTCAACTATCCCGAACGCGTCTCCGATACGTTGAAGGCGAAGATCAGCGCCTCCATCGCCGAACTCGGCTATGTGCCGCGCCGCGCCATGCCCGTTTCCGCAGCCTCCTCATCGCCGTCCACGCCGCTGGTCGGATACGTGATGACCGACATCGAACATTCCTTGTTCACCTCGATTTTCGAGGGAATCCAAGAGGTGTGCGAGGACAACGGCATGCAGGTGATCGGCGTCAACGCCTTCTCCGATCTTGAGCGACAGCACGAATTGGTGCGTCTGTTCACGCAGATGCCCGATGTGGTCGGCATCATGCTTGCCACCGTGCAGGATCCGACCGAAGACATCGCCATCGCCGACGCGGCGGACAAACCCATCATCCTGCTCGACCACACCTCCCCCATCGGTGAGAACACAGCTTGCAGCGTGCAGGAGAACAATGCGACCTGCGGACGCCTCGCCGCCGAGGAACTCATCCGCTCCGGATGCCGACGTCTGGCGTTCGTCGCACATTCCTTCGATTACGAGGCCATACAAGACCGATATCTCGGCATGCAACAGGCTGTGATGCGAACCGGAGGAGACGCCACGCTTACGGTGATCGATTCCGGCGGCCTGACATTCGATGACGGCATGGAAGTCGGCAAAAGGCTCGCCGTCGAAATCAACAAGGCCCGCGGCAAGACGTCATCCAACACCTCAGACGACCCCACGACCCTTCCCAACAACGGCGACTTGCCGCCGGACGGCATCGTGGCAGGCAGCGATCAGCTCGCCATCGGATTGTCCTTGGGATTGACGGACGAAGGCCTGTGCTCAATCCCCGCGGATGTCAGCGTCATCGGCACCGAGAACGTGCGCAACGAAAGCGTCGGAAACACGGCGATCACCGTCGTCGCCGCCCCGGGCGCGGATATGGGACGTAAAGCCATGATGACGATGCTCGACGAAATCAACAATCCCTCGCATATTCACGGCTCCACCATGCTTGACCCCACGCTGATCCGACGAGCCTCCACACGGCGGTAGCGCAGGCTCGCACGAGATATACAGGGAATATACGAAGCGGCGGGCCGCCCATATCATATGGACGGCCCGCCGCTTCCGCGCGTATGCGCCTATCGCCGGCCTACAGACGAATCATCTCGCCTTCGTCGGCGGCACGCTTGATGGCGTTCAGCACCTCAAGCGACTTGATGGCATCCTCTGGGGTGACCAGCGGGCTCGCCTCGCCGCGGATCACTTCGAGGAAATGCTTGAGCTGCAGGCGGTGCGGCAATCCTTCGCGCACGCCTTGGATCTCGCAGACGAACGGCTTGGTCCAGTCGCTCACGCCGCCGTCGTGGGTGAACAGCTTGAGCTGCGGCATCGACAGCGATCCCTTGGTGCCCATGATGTAGTAGGCGTCGGTGTCGAAGGGCGCGAAGAAGGGATTCTCGCGGGCGGTCGACTCCCAGTTCCACGGGCTGGCCGCCGCGTCGGAGAGGGTGATCGAGCCGAGCGTGCCGTTGGCGAAGCGCACGTTGACCACGGCGGTGTCTTCCACCTCGAAGCCGCGCGCCTGATTGGCCGCCATGCCCTGGAGCTCCACCGGTTCGCCGAACAGGAAGCGCAGCATATCCACGTCGTGCACCATGTTGACGAGAATCGGGCCGGCACCCTTCTGGCGACGCCACGGAATATCGAAGTAGCCGTCCGGCTTGTAGATGCCGTAGTGCACCGACACCGCGACGATGGTGCCGAGCGCGCCGGAGTCGATGATTTCCTTGGCACGGCGGGCCTTGGGATTGTGCCGGCGATGCTGACCCACCAGCACGGGCACGCCGGATTCGCGGGCTTCGGCGGCGAAGGCGCGCGCATCGTCGAGGTCGTCGCTGATCGGCTTCTCCACCAGGGCGGGGATGCCGTGGGCGAGGGCGGCGCGGGCGTTCGCCAGATGCAGATGGTTCGGCGAGGCGATGACCACACCGTCGAGTCCGCCTTCACGTGCCATCTCCTCGCAGTCGGCGAACCATGGCACGCCCAGCGAATCGGCGAGCGCGTGCGCCTCGTCCGTGGGATCGGCGATGGCGGCGAGCGTGGCACCCGGATCGTCCTGGATGTAGCGGATATGGTCGCGGCCCATGGCCCCAGCGCCGACGACGGCGAGTTTAAGTTGTTCGGTCATGATGATTCCTTTGCGTGAGTTGGGTGGGTTCTTAGCGACAGGAAGCGCGCATGGTGCCGGCGCGCTTGACTCGGGCGGCGAGCAGCAGGGCCACGACCAGGCCGATTACGGTGATGACGGCGGCCGCATAGAAGGCGTTGCGGTAGCCGAACACATCGCTGTGCAGGCTGGTCGCCACGCGCGGTCCGATCCACGCGCCGAGCGCGTAGCCGAGGAACATGATGCCGTAGTTGATGCCCAGATGCGTGGCTCCGAAGGTTTCGCCGGTCAACGGCGGGTAGATCACCAGCAGCGCGCCAAACGCGCAGCCCAGCACGATCACGCAGCCGATGAAGAACGGCGCCGATGTGGCGAACGACATGGCGACCATGGCCACGGCGGTGACGACGAGCATGACGGACAGGCAGCGGAACGCGCCGAACTTGTCGTAGAACGCGCCGAACGCCAGACGACCCACGAAGTTGGAGAGCGTGTTGATGGACACGACCATCGCGCCGAACGCGGCGGCGGTCATCGCGCCCACGGAGCCGACCTGCTCCTGCGCGATCGAGGAGAGCGCGCCGACCAGCATGGTGCCGGCGGTCGCGGCCGCGGCGTAGACGAGCAGCAGCACGTAGAAGCGCGGCGTGGAGAGCATGCCCTTCCAGTCGAATCCATCCACGGCACCCTGC
This window contains:
- a CDS encoding MFS transporter; the encoded protein is MNTSTKQDKGLGGYMPLAVAAGIGSMLGSGIIVGLSSTITVWQNGLGLSTAEVGVLSGVLTFAIAFGSLFGGRLADKIGRVTFFNWINLFYAIGAGICIFANNFTVLLIGLIIAGIASGADLPVSMTVVSHDAPNDQMAARLVSTTQVFWQVGVFISFICAFLVSTMSGATGGRVVFAILAVFAVVAWLWRLTSPTFRRFHEEADARDAAKGRAASTEKVSVVKVLFGADKKMFLGFFLAIMIFYLGWNLLANTWGQFQTYMFVQANASQTLATGLGIILNFVTLVLNIAFASIAGGKYRNKMFFVGMAITLAAMVMLSLGGTNLWVIVGATAIMNVGGPFAGEALYKVWTQESFPIEVRASIQGFINGFSRLCCGLFALVTPALVVPAVIKTTMWGFVGVVIIELIAGSVMLALQKKYGTDEERQAKAAAAVEA
- a CDS encoding LacI family DNA-binding transcriptional regulator codes for the protein MPATKKVGVSDIAKHAGVSIGTVSNYLNYPERVSDTLKAKISASIAELGYVPRRAMPVSAASSSPSTPLVGYVMTDIEHSLFTSIFEGIQEVCEDNGMQVIGVNAFSDLERQHELVRLFTQMPDVVGIMLATVQDPTEDIAIADAADKPIILLDHTSPIGENTACSVQENNATCGRLAAEELIRSGCRRLAFVAHSFDYEAIQDRYLGMQQAVMRTGGDATLTVIDSGGLTFDDGMEVGKRLAVEINKARGKTSSNTSDDPTTLPNNGDLPPDGIVAGSDQLAIGLSLGLTDEGLCSIPADVSVIGTENVRNESVGNTAITVVAAPGADMGRKAMMTMLDEINNPSHIHGSTMLDPTLIRRASTRR
- a CDS encoding Gfo/Idh/MocA family protein, producing the protein MTEQLKLAVVGAGAMGRDHIRYIQDDPGATLAAIADPTDEAHALADSLGVPWFADCEEMAREGGLDGVVIASPNHLHLANARAALAHGIPALVEKPISDDLDDARAFAAEARESGVPVLVGQHRRHNPKARRAKEIIDSGALGTIVAVSVHYGIYKPDGYFDIPWRRQKGAGPILVNMVHDVDMLRFLFGEPVELQGMAANQARGFEVEDTAVVNVRFANGTLGSITLSDAAASPWNWESTARENPFFAPFDTDAYYIMGTKGSLSMPQLKLFTHDGGVSDWTKPFVCEIQGVREGLPHRLQLKHFLEVIRGEASPLVTPEDAIKSLEVLNAIKRAADEGEMIRL